In Thiospirochaeta perfilievii, a single window of DNA contains:
- a CDS encoding HPr family phosphocarrier protein, translating into MTEKSTTIKNRAGIHARPATLIVKEASKFKSNVYIEKNSEKINAKSILNILTLGGTYNSEIKVIAEGDDELEAVEALINLIDNKFEE; encoded by the coding sequence ATGACTGAAAAATCAACTACAATAAAAAATAGAGCTGGAATACATGCAAGACCTGCAACATTAATTGTAAAAGAAGCCTCAAAATTCAAGTCCAATGTATATATTGAAAAGAATTCGGAAAAGATTAATGCAAAATCTATTTTAAATATTCTTACTTTAGGTGGTACCTACAACTCAGAAATAAAGGTTATTGCAGAGGGAGATGATGAATTAGAAGCTGTTGAAGCACTTATTAATTTAATAGACAATAAGTTCGAAGAGTAA
- a CDS encoding fibronectin type III domain-containing protein has product MKKKLTLLLLCYFLIQNLFSQNNLIIGADDSFENFTLEDTSIVLGEENRDYIKLSENEYSPTLDTDLLIHFNNRDFTDQAGNYIVTEHYNNISNIEKKLGSASAFFLKNRGITFTSKDESLFSPGRLLSDFSIEFWLYPTIISEDTTVFSWKGVNKVDEEFIQQKIKFYFEDRKAVWIFENLFVPVDFHKYKLKLKSISKILPNQWNHYLIRYNYESGLIEFLINGIPEDIQYSTKTFKEEKVIYSPYIGSFSKTNLSIGERYRGFIDELRISESYIKKPILSKYKNSGKFYSPIYKLSQESVILKNILINDNKSPETELVYSFRVSNDPFTSDNKLLKWQDIKTFDGDLEGKYLQIKGEMYSNGDNKLTPSFESIELYWDDIPKPPAPSLITSKVGEKSLTITWNPVKHYNIDGYFIYIGNEKNNYTEIIDVGKNTSYTIENLISKKIYYFSLRSYYKNTKSDYSIEKFNRPK; this is encoded by the coding sequence ATGAAAAAAAAACTTACTTTATTACTTTTATGCTATTTTTTAATACAAAATTTATTCTCTCAAAATAATTTAATTATTGGAGCTGATGATTCATTTGAAAATTTTACACTTGAAGATACATCCATTGTATTAGGTGAAGAGAACAGGGACTACATTAAACTAAGTGAGAATGAGTATTCTCCAACTTTGGATACAGACTTACTAATTCATTTTAATAATAGGGACTTTACCGACCAGGCAGGAAACTATATTGTTACAGAGCATTACAACAACATTAGTAATATTGAAAAAAAACTAGGTTCTGCTAGTGCGTTTTTTCTAAAAAATAGAGGTATAACTTTTACCTCTAAGGATGAGTCACTATTTAGCCCAGGAAGATTACTTAGTGATTTTTCAATAGAGTTTTGGTTATATCCAACAATAATAAGTGAAGATACAACAGTTTTCTCATGGAAAGGTGTTAATAAGGTAGATGAAGAGTTTATTCAGCAAAAAATAAAATTCTACTTTGAGGATAGAAAAGCTGTTTGGATTTTTGAGAATCTATTTGTTCCAGTAGACTTTCATAAATATAAGTTAAAGTTAAAAAGCATATCTAAAATATTACCTAATCAATGGAATCACTATTTAATAAGGTATAATTATGAAAGTGGATTAATTGAGTTTCTAATAAATGGAATTCCAGAAGATATACAATACTCTACAAAAACTTTTAAAGAAGAAAAGGTCATCTACTCTCCATATATAGGTAGTTTCTCTAAAACAAATTTAAGTATTGGAGAGAGATATAGAGGCTTTATTGATGAGTTACGTATATCAGAATCATATATAAAAAAACCTATACTCTCAAAGTACAAAAATAGTGGAAAATTTTACTCTCCTATATACAAATTAAGTCAGGAGTCAGTTATCTTAAAGAACATATTAATAAATGATAATAAAAGTCCAGAAACCGAGTTAGTATATAGTTTTAGAGTATCAAATGATCCCTTTACAAGTGATAATAAACTTTTAAAGTGGCAGGACATTAAGACTTTTGATGGAGATCTAGAGGGAAAGTATTTACAAATTAAGGGTGAGATGTATAGTAATGGAGATAATAAACTAACACCATCTTTTGAAAGCATAGAGCTATATTGGGATGATATTCCAAAACCCCCAGCCCCTAGTTTAATTACTTCTAAAGTTGGAGAAAAAAGTTTAACAATAACTTGGAACCCTGTAAAACACTATAATATTGATGGTTATTTTATTTATATTGGAAATGAAAAAAATAATTATACAGAAATTATTGATGTAGGGAAAAATACATCTTACACTATAGAAAACTTAATTTCAAAAAAGATATATTACTTTTCATTAAGATCATACTACAAAAATACAAAAAGTGATTATTCTATTGAAAAATTTAACAGACCCAAATAG
- a CDS encoding sigma-54-dependent transcriptional regulator, translating to MNKNILIIDDEEPIRNILSSILEDEGYTTYTAASAEDGISVLERNHIALVFLDLWLPGMDGLELLKLLQKEINTPEIIVISGHANVDIAVQAIKIGAFDCIEKPLDLNRILSLTSSAITQFNTLHKNNIGVPTSVNKSQLIGECDKILEIKKLIDQISTSDSRVMILGENGTGKEVVAREIYLNSNRKDKPFVEVNCAAIPENLIESELFGHEKGAFTGAIDTRIGKFEAAHGGTLFLDEIADMSSSAQAKVLRAIQEQKFHRVGSDKLIDVDIRIISATNKNIHTEIKKGSFREDLFFRLNVIPINVPPLKDRGADIGLLANYFLQRYNKDNSCNKSIISSSMNLLEKHSWPGNVRELKNFIEKICIICNDDSIDLHDFIDFELDNDDESIYIESFMNLSLIEAKDEFEKKIIYSKLIEMNGNITKTADALGIYPSNLHNKIKKHGIIIEK from the coding sequence ATGAACAAAAATATACTAATAATAGATGATGAAGAACCAATAAGAAACATTTTATCATCTATATTAGAGGACGAGGGATATACAACTTATACAGCAGCATCTGCAGAGGATGGTATAAGTGTTTTGGAACGAAACCATATAGCTTTAGTATTTTTAGACTTATGGCTTCCTGGTATGGACGGTTTAGAACTTTTAAAACTTCTGCAAAAGGAGATAAATACCCCTGAAATTATAGTTATTTCTGGTCATGCAAATGTAGATATTGCTGTCCAAGCTATTAAAATTGGAGCTTTTGACTGCATAGAAAAACCCTTAGATCTAAATAGAATATTAAGTTTAACCAGTAGCGCAATCACCCAATTTAACACTCTACATAAAAACAATATTGGTGTACCAACTTCAGTGAATAAAAGTCAGTTAATTGGAGAGTGTGACAAAATATTGGAAATTAAAAAATTAATAGATCAAATTTCAACCTCAGACTCCAGGGTGATGATACTTGGTGAAAACGGAACAGGTAAAGAGGTAGTAGCAAGGGAGATTTACTTAAACAGTAATAGAAAAGATAAACCTTTTGTTGAAGTAAACTGTGCTGCTATACCTGAAAATTTAATTGAATCAGAACTTTTTGGTCATGAAAAAGGAGCTTTTACAGGAGCAATAGATACCCGAATAGGAAAGTTTGAAGCAGCCCACGGAGGAACTCTATTTTTAGATGAAATAGCAGATATGAGTTCGTCAGCTCAAGCAAAGGTATTAAGAGCTATCCAGGAGCAAAAATTCCATAGAGTAGGTAGTGACAAACTAATTGATGTAGATATAAGAATTATATCTGCAACAAACAAAAATATACACACAGAGATAAAAAAAGGGAGTTTTCGGGAAGATCTCTTTTTCAGGTTAAATGTAATACCAATAAACGTACCTCCCTTAAAGGATAGAGGTGCTGATATAGGACTACTGGCCAATTATTTTTTACAGAGATATAATAAGGACAATAGTTGTAATAAATCAATTATATCATCTTCTATGAATTTACTAGAGAAACATAGTTGGCCTGGAAATGTTAGAGAACTAAAAAATTTTATTGAGAAGATATGTATAATCTGTAATGATGACTCTATTGATTTACACGATTTTATCGATTTTGAGTTAGATAATGATGATGAAAGTATCTATATTGAAAGTTTTATGAATTTATCCCTTATCGAAGCTAAAGATGAGTTTGAAAAAAAGATAATATATAGTAAGTTAATTGAGATGAATGGAAATATTACCAAAACTGCAGATGCATTAGGTATTTATCCAAGCAATCTACACAATAAAATAAAGAAACATGGGATTATTATAGAGAAATGA
- the uvrC gene encoding excinuclease ABC subunit UvrC: MKNNQEIINKLKNLVKEFPLNPGIYIMRDNENQVIYVGKAKKLQNRVLSYFNSGKDIKTTMLMKHVFSLEYTVTDTEYEALLLENNLIKKWNPKYNISLKDGKSYGVIAITKDEYPLVYKTRNTSNKNCNYYGPFPDTRDIYNYLEIINRLYPLRTCKGKLKARKKPCLMYHIKKCDGPCINMESKDEYNEKIKSIKKILSGNINEVVTNLNREMAELSSNLEFEKAAELRDLITSLVKLKDKQKIVDFNSEFKDFIGLYNSGDKYTFVVLKMREGFMVDKAHYYTSYIGTTGEGLLQFLIQYYSKNSIYPGTIYLPMECDIDFLEKFFIENSNKRVYIKVPEKGKNLNSVLLANENAKMNFEKRIRRDGDFDGLYALKEALNLPELPQRIEGFDIAQLDGHFTVSSLVSFYNGVPDKKNYKRFKMKSLNGKIDDFKSISEAVARRYTRVINENLEKPDLILIDGGKGQVSSAKDILDTLGLEIPLAGLAKKYEHVFLPGRSEPIILKEGSPGLRILQAVRDETHRFATDYNKLLRKKKLKLSSLESVPGIGPKRAKKILLTFGDLDKIKESNPKDISTRAEINLELAETIYEYLNKK, translated from the coding sequence ATGAAAAATAATCAAGAAATCATTAACAAACTAAAGAATTTAGTTAAAGAATTCCCACTAAATCCTGGTATTTACATAATGAGGGACAATGAAAACCAAGTAATTTATGTTGGAAAGGCTAAAAAACTACAAAATAGAGTTTTATCATATTTTAACAGTGGGAAGGATATAAAAACCACTATGTTGATGAAACATGTTTTTTCGTTAGAATACACCGTTACAGATACAGAGTATGAAGCTCTTTTATTGGAAAATAACCTAATTAAAAAATGGAACCCTAAATATAATATTAGTTTAAAAGATGGAAAGTCATATGGCGTTATTGCTATTACTAAAGACGAGTACCCCTTAGTTTATAAAACTAGAAATACATCAAATAAAAATTGTAACTATTATGGACCCTTTCCTGATACTAGAGATATATATAACTACTTAGAGATAATTAATAGGCTTTATCCCCTAAGGACTTGCAAGGGAAAGCTAAAAGCCCGTAAGAAGCCGTGTTTAATGTATCATATTAAAAAATGTGATGGACCATGTATAAATATGGAGAGTAAAGATGAATACAATGAAAAAATTAAGTCAATAAAAAAGATTCTATCTGGAAATATTAACGAAGTTGTTACAAACCTAAATAGAGAGATGGCTGAACTAAGTAGCAATTTAGAGTTTGAAAAGGCCGCAGAACTAAGAGACCTAATAACATCTCTTGTAAAGCTTAAGGATAAGCAGAAAATAGTTGATTTTAATAGTGAATTTAAAGACTTTATAGGTCTCTATAATAGTGGAGATAAGTATACTTTTGTTGTTTTAAAGATGCGAGAAGGTTTTATGGTTGATAAAGCCCATTATTATACAAGTTATATAGGAACAACTGGAGAGGGGCTATTACAGTTTTTAATACAATATTACTCAAAAAATAGCATTTACCCTGGAACTATTTATCTTCCTATGGAGTGTGATATTGATTTCCTAGAGAAGTTTTTTATTGAAAACTCAAATAAAAGGGTTTATATAAAAGTTCCAGAAAAAGGAAAGAATTTAAACTCAGTATTATTGGCTAATGAAAATGCTAAAATGAATTTTGAAAAGAGAATTCGAAGGGATGGTGATTTTGATGGATTATATGCCCTTAAAGAGGCTTTAAATCTTCCTGAATTACCCCAAAGAATTGAGGGTTTTGATATTGCTCAACTCGATGGACACTTTACTGTTTCATCTCTAGTATCATTTTATAATGGTGTTCCAGATAAAAAAAATTATAAAAGGTTCAAAATGAAAAGTCTAAATGGAAAGATTGATGACTTTAAATCAATTAGTGAAGCTGTAGCAAGAAGGTATACCAGGGTCATTAATGAAAATTTAGAAAAACCTGATCTAATTTTAATTGATGGAGGAAAGGGGCAAGTCTCATCTGCAAAAGATATTCTTGATACACTAGGTCTTGAAATTCCATTAGCTGGTCTTGCAAAGAAATATGAGCATGTTTTTCTACCTGGTAGATCTGAACCAATAATATTGAAGGAGGGGAGTCCTGGTCTAAGGATTCTACAAGCTGTTAGGGATGAAACCCATAGATTTGCAACAGATTATAATAAGCTTCTTAGAAAGAAAAAACTAAAACTATCCTCATTGGAGAGTGTTCCAGGAATAGGTCCAAAAAGAGCTAAAAAAATTCTACTCACATTTGGTGATCTAGATAAAATAAAAGAGTCTAATCCCAAGGATATTTCAACTAGGGCAGAAATTAACTTAGAATTAGCCGAAACTATTTATGAGTATTTAAATAAGAAGTAA
- a CDS encoding tetratricopeptide repeat protein — MIDVYNLAFDYYRLNQFTKAEKIIDEFLLEESGNDQLYILLGNIRFQLNKVESSIECFEKAIELNPNSPEIYNNLGIIHRKANNFGKASRAFNKALSLAPQRADIHFNVGNLLKHEKEYDEAIDEYKKAIEIDPHFHQSYTNLSTTLELAHRYNELEEIFSEGLKLDPNNYKLRFNYGLYLEKNGSLDEAEKEFSEVLKYQPNWVPCLNNLAIIKEQKGLNNEALQMFEKILSLDPQNIQATNNIGFVYAKIGEKDEAKKFLKKTLSLDPSHYKSSKNLCNIYDKNEESIILAEELKRHTTLFPSDYESVVELGEAYIKNEDYSSAEKVLKNIEEIDNPSIPKNLAIVYAQQENFSESRKYLDKTLEMNPNDSSTLKKVAKINLLKENYIQAEKLYSKLVNIEPGSISAKRNLSKSLIKLDKLEEAEEIVKDILKDSPKSTEDLELLSDIYMGTGREEDSIIITNDIMEIQSNSNDPQSLDTLLQTLQTYEKRMKSLKINDKIAENVKNLVLINDRLNSNKAKYDQREEEDFTNILNFGNINSGVKVNEDLTDIIEVGDDLDDLDDSLLLSEEEDFDVEIEEEDENLNQIEDEDWEDEDLVDENFQEENQENSELRDMHPSQEEDDNLLELDQVKNMLEYINNLSEYLPVKQTDYMIKENVNLKLGTIISKLDGRLGLKNIDSSIPDKDISVDDLTETMSYIKNLTSFMPKNMTSNVLLNKISHITEELSLS; from the coding sequence GTGATAGACGTATACAACTTAGCATTTGATTATTATAGACTCAATCAATTTACCAAAGCTGAAAAAATAATAGATGAGTTTTTATTAGAAGAGAGTGGAAATGATCAATTATATATTTTACTTGGAAACATTAGATTCCAGCTAAATAAGGTTGAAAGTTCCATAGAGTGCTTTGAAAAGGCAATAGAACTAAACCCCAACTCCCCTGAAATATATAATAACCTTGGTATAATTCATAGAAAGGCAAATAACTTTGGAAAGGCCTCTAGAGCTTTTAATAAAGCCTTATCATTAGCTCCTCAAAGGGCTGATATTCATTTCAATGTAGGAAACTTACTTAAACATGAAAAGGAGTATGATGAGGCTATAGATGAGTATAAAAAAGCTATTGAAATTGATCCTCACTTTCACCAAAGCTATACAAACCTATCAACAACATTAGAGTTAGCCCATAGGTATAACGAGCTAGAGGAAATTTTTTCAGAAGGGCTAAAATTAGATCCAAATAACTACAAGCTTAGATTTAATTATGGTCTATATTTAGAAAAAAACGGATCTTTAGATGAAGCGGAAAAAGAGTTTTCTGAAGTCTTAAAATACCAGCCTAATTGGGTTCCCTGTTTAAATAATCTTGCAATTATTAAAGAACAAAAAGGGTTAAACAATGAAGCACTACAAATGTTTGAGAAGATTCTAAGTCTCGACCCACAAAATATTCAAGCTACAAATAATATAGGTTTTGTATATGCAAAAATTGGAGAGAAAGACGAAGCTAAAAAGTTTTTAAAAAAAACTCTCTCCTTAGATCCAAGCCATTATAAGTCGTCAAAAAACCTATGCAATATATATGACAAAAATGAAGAGTCAATTATTTTAGCTGAAGAGTTAAAAAGACATACTACTCTTTTCCCTTCTGACTATGAATCTGTAGTTGAGTTAGGGGAGGCTTATATAAAAAATGAGGACTACTCCAGTGCAGAGAAGGTTTTAAAAAATATTGAAGAGATAGATAACCCGTCTATTCCTAAAAATTTAGCAATTGTTTATGCTCAACAAGAAAACTTCTCTGAATCAAGAAAGTATCTTGATAAAACATTAGAAATGAATCCTAACGATAGCTCTACACTAAAAAAAGTTGCAAAAATTAACTTATTAAAAGAAAACTATATTCAAGCTGAAAAACTCTATTCCAAATTAGTAAATATTGAACCAGGGAGCATATCCGCAAAGAGAAATCTATCCAAGAGTTTAATAAAATTAGATAAGCTTGAGGAAGCAGAAGAAATAGTAAAGGATATCTTAAAAGATTCTCCAAAGAGTACAGAAGATTTAGAACTACTTTCAGACATATATATGGGAACAGGTAGAGAAGAGGACTCTATAATAATAACAAATGACATAATGGAAATTCAATCTAACAGCAATGACCCACAGAGCCTAGATACCTTATTGCAAACATTACAAACCTATGAAAAGAGAATGAAAAGTCTCAAAATAAATGATAAAATTGCTGAGAATGTTAAAAATTTAGTTTTAATAAATGATCGTTTAAACTCGAATAAGGCAAAATATGACCAGAGAGAAGAAGAGGATTTTACAAATATATTAAACTTCGGAAATATAAACTCAGGAGTTAAGGTCAATGAAGATTTAACAGACATTATAGAAGTCGGAGATGACTTAGATGACTTAGATGACTCTTTACTACTTAGTGAAGAGGAAGATTTTGATGTTGAGATCGAAGAAGAAGATGAGAATCTTAATCAGATAGAAGATGAGGATTGGGAAGATGAAGACCTTGTTGATGAAAATTTCCAAGAGGAAAACCAAGAGAATAGCGAACTTAGAGATATGCATCCTTCCCAAGAGGAAGATGATAACCTTTTAGAATTAGACCAAGTTAAAAATATGTTGGAATATATTAATAACTTGTCAGAATATCTACCAGTTAAACAGACAGACTATATGATAAAAGAAAATGTAAATTTAAAGCTTGGGACAATAATTTCTAAGTTAGATGGTAGATTAGGTTTAAAAAATATTGACTCATCTATACCTGATAAAGATATAAGTGTAGATGACTTGACAGAAACAATGAGTTATATAAAAAATCTTACAAGCTTTATGCCTAAAAATATGACATCTAATGTTTTACTAAATAAAATATCACATATTACAGAAGAGTTATCCCTTAGTTAG
- the holA gene encoding DNA polymerase III subunit delta — translation MIDLVYLFLGPEEGKKKAEISKIEKYVSKQLGSEPEKHQFYPFEKKVSEIISLMKNGSLFSSHKFIIINNAEEIKKKSDVDLIIEICKKPIKGNTLILKSSNSSIDKKIEKVIPKANKIIFWEMFENQKKSWISSYFNSYEQKINPNAVDHLLEMVENNTQELKIACEKISFFFDKGKIITEDDIDTFLYHSREENVFTLFEKMCFKDLLSSLEINNKLALSSDNTPIAIVSGLLWQFKRLLNLKISISRRVPMQEAMLKQGIRGKKNQQSYQAALGNYSLHELQKIILILSDHDFLLRNAKTEMQKVIIEILIYKCLVKVS, via the coding sequence ATGATTGATTTAGTATACCTATTTCTAGGTCCTGAAGAGGGAAAAAAGAAGGCAGAGATCAGTAAGATCGAGAAATATGTATCAAAACAGTTAGGATCTGAACCTGAAAAACACCAATTTTACCCTTTTGAGAAAAAGGTATCTGAAATAATATCTTTAATGAAAAACGGATCGCTTTTTTCATCCCATAAATTCATTATCATAAACAATGCGGAAGAGATTAAGAAAAAATCTGATGTTGATCTAATTATTGAAATTTGTAAAAAACCTATAAAAGGAAATACTCTTATTTTAAAGTCTTCTAATTCTAGCATAGATAAGAAGATAGAGAAGGTAATACCAAAGGCTAATAAAATTATTTTCTGGGAGATGTTTGAAAATCAAAAGAAAAGTTGGATTTCAAGTTATTTTAACTCTTATGAGCAAAAAATTAATCCAAACGCGGTAGATCACCTCTTAGAGATGGTAGAAAATAATACTCAAGAGTTAAAAATAGCATGTGAGAAAATTTCATTTTTTTTTGATAAAGGAAAAATAATAACTGAAGATGATATTGATACCTTTTTATATCATAGTAGAGAAGAGAATGTATTTACACTTTTTGAAAAAATGTGTTTTAAAGACCTGCTCTCTTCCCTTGAAATAAATAATAAACTCGCCCTATCCTCAGATAACACACCTATAGCTATTGTTAGTGGTCTATTGTGGCAGTTTAAAAGACTACTAAATCTAAAAATAAGTATTAGTAGACGTGTTCCAATGCAAGAGGCGATGTTAAAGCAAGGAATAAGAGGTAAAAAAAACCAACAAAGTTACCAGGCCGCTTTAGGAAACTACTCTCTTCATGAGCTTCAAAAAATAATTTTAATATTAAGTGACCATGATTTTCTGCTCAGAAATGCTAAAACAGAGATGCAAAAGGTAATTATTGAGATTCTAATCTATAAGTGTTTAGTTAAAGTTTCCTAA
- the lexA gene encoding transcriptional repressor LexA gives MKGLTKRQEEILEYLKIFISDNKYPPAIRDVASHFKISVKGAYDHIKALEKKNAITCNNNTSRSIGIVNNNEDSSSQVPILGKIAAGGPILIEENFEGFVTISKDLLKTGDHFALNVVGDSMINAGILPGDIAVFKQQSTANNGTIVAAMLEDSVTLKRFYKESNRVKLKAENESYSPIYTQNVSILGKLVTIVRTYD, from the coding sequence ATGAAGGGTTTAACCAAACGGCAAGAAGAAATTTTAGAGTATTTAAAAATCTTTATTAGTGATAATAAATACCCACCTGCAATTAGAGATGTAGCTTCTCATTTTAAAATTTCAGTTAAAGGGGCTTATGACCACATAAAGGCTCTGGAGAAAAAAAATGCTATAACTTGTAATAATAATACATCAAGATCAATTGGGATTGTTAACAATAATGAAGATAGCTCATCACAGGTACCAATACTAGGTAAAATTGCAGCTGGAGGACCTATACTTATTGAAGAGAATTTTGAAGGTTTTGTAACCATATCAAAGGATTTATTAAAAACAGGGGATCATTTTGCACTAAATGTTGTTGGAGACAGCATGATAAATGCAGGTATACTACCTGGAGATATAGCTGTTTTCAAACAACAATCTACAGCTAATAACGGAACAATAGTTGCCGCCATGTTAGAAGATTCAGTTACTTTAAAAAGATTTTATAAAGAGAGTAATAGGGTGAAATTAAAAGCAGAAAACGAAAGTTACTCCCCTATATATACACAAAATGTATCAATACTAGGAAAACTAGTAACAATAGTTAGAACTTATGATTGA
- a CDS encoding sensor histidine kinase — MDRENNSRTEIVSISKSRFFNDIIKEAYLTNSVSINEISNLNSLIFTVEYFDNSGNILKQLGDSRFYINKADTSSKNFFYPKFKIIDKELIYYQFSSIYNNSEIFIVLGYLLPDNFSSNGVLLTSVKKSLEFTTPIGEDISFGIFIYYLLFSIPMVLLAILGSFIFSDEIVKPLADIEEAIKKVAHGNYSYRILSKKKNEFNSLIRAFNNMIKEIEKSRNKLKHTEQISTWQDIATRLAHEIRNPLTPIKLSAQRVLLKSDNNVITTKHMETIITEVTRMEKLLNEFRDFARFPKLNIERVSIKETIEESLAPYNTIYPNILFDTSAVEDFQVDIDKNQLIQVISNLTINGIHAMEKEGVVKYISEVVQMKSVDYCRVTIKDNGKGISSENLPNIFKPYFTTKYNGSGIGLAIVNKIILDHKGKIWIESALNVGTTFYFEFPKDAI, encoded by the coding sequence TTGGATAGGGAAAATAACAGTAGAACAGAAATTGTATCAATAAGTAAAAGTAGGTTTTTTAATGATATTATTAAAGAGGCTTATTTAACGAATTCTGTATCAATAAATGAGATAAGCAATCTAAATTCACTAATATTTACAGTCGAGTACTTTGATAACAGTGGGAATATATTAAAACAATTAGGAGATAGTAGATTCTATATAAACAAAGCTGATACTAGCTCAAAGAATTTTTTCTATCCTAAATTTAAAATCATAGATAAGGAGTTAATATATTATCAGTTCTCTTCTATCTACAATAATTCAGAAATTTTTATTGTGTTAGGATATCTATTACCAGATAACTTCAGTAGTAATGGTGTTTTATTAACCTCTGTTAAAAAGTCCTTAGAGTTTACAACACCTATTGGAGAGGATATATCCTTTGGTATTTTTATATACTACCTACTCTTCTCTATACCGATGGTTCTATTAGCTATACTTGGAAGCTTTATTTTTTCTGATGAAATAGTAAAACCCTTAGCAGATATCGAAGAGGCTATTAAAAAAGTTGCCCATGGTAATTATTCATATAGAATTCTCTCTAAGAAAAAAAATGAGTTTAATAGTTTAATAAGGGCCTTTAATAATATGATTAAAGAGATTGAGAAATCTAGAAATAAGTTAAAACATACAGAGCAAATCTCAACATGGCAGGATATAGCAACAAGACTAGCCCATGAAATAAGAAACCCCCTTACACCTATAAAACTTTCAGCGCAAAGAGTTTTATTAAAAAGTGATAACAATGTAATAACAACTAAACATATGGAAACAATAATTACCGAAGTAACTAGAATGGAGAAGTTACTAAATGAGTTTAGGGATTTTGCCCGTTTTCCTAAATTAAATATTGAAAGGGTATCAATAAAAGAGACTATTGAGGAGTCATTAGCACCCTATAATACAATATATCCAAATATACTATTTGATACATCTGCAGTTGAAGATTTCCAAGTAGATATTGATAAAAACCAACTAATACAGGTCATATCAAATTTAACAATCAACGGAATTCACGCTATGGAGAAAGAAGGCGTTGTAAAATACATTTCTGAAGTAGTACAGATGAAGAGTGTAGACTATTGTCGTGTTACAATAAAGGATAATGGAAAAGGTATCTCAAGTGAAAACCTACCTAATATTTTTAAACCCTATTTTACGACAAAATATAATGGTTCGGGTATTGGGCTTGCTATTGTTAATAAAATTATATTGGACCATAAAGGGAAAATTTGGATAGAAAGTGCACTAAATGTTGGAACAACTTTTTATTTTGAATTTCCAAAGGACGCTATATGA